TCCGCGCCGTCGAGCGCACCGAGGCATGGCGTTTCCTCCGCGACAACGACCCCTGGCAGGAGCTCGACGTCCTCCGCCAACTCCACGACGCCGACATGGTACGTACCGCTCGTCCCGTTGAAGTCCTTGCAAAATATTAGCATCTGTAGAATTTATTAACATCTGTAGAATTCGATCATTCGATCGATGTGATGTGGGCTGTGGGACGTGTGTGTTGGCACTTGAGGTGTCACCTTGGCCGGTGGCGTGATGATGCATTCCAAAGTGCAGAGAAAGATCGATGGTCTGCCAACCTTGATGTCTCAGTGCGACGTGCACTGGGGAACATGGTGAGCATGCCGACCCGGCCCTCCAAACTTTGGGTTCCGGAGGTGCTCGGCATGTCGCGTCCGTGCGCATTAGGAAATGACGCGAGGGCCTGGTTTGGCCGGTGCGCAGAGGTCTCATCAGTCTCATCATGCTGCACAGGTCGTTTCGGTCGGTGCGTCCACGTCCACCCCAGAGCACGCCGAGTGGAATGGCCAGTGAATGTTCACATCTCCGAAACGATCGTGCCAAACGTTTTCGTGCCGATCGTTTTAATAAGTTAGCAGAAATGTCAAACACGTTTATTGGTTCATCATGTCAAGACCAATTTGCTCCGGTATTTTTGAAGTGCTAGCGAGTACGATGACCTGACGGAAACTTTCTCTGGTGTGCAGCGCCGGCGAAAGTGGCGTCGGAAGCGCGCGGAGCAGAAGGTGTACATGGAGCTGAGCGACGCCATGGACATCCTGCGGCACATCTGCACGGAGGGCTGCACGGAGGTCGGCCCCGTGGGGCAGGCGCCGACGAAGTCGCCGTGCCCGGCGTACGCGACGTGCCGGGGCCTGCAGCTGCTCATCCGCCACTTCTCCCTGTGCAAGAGCCGCGCCAGCTGCCCCCGGTGCCAGCGAATGTGGCAGCTGCTCCGCCTCCACGCCGCGCTCTGCCGCGTCCCCGACGGCCACTGCAACACCCCTCTCTGCACGTAAGTTCATTTACCCCAACACATGGCTCTGCCTCAAGCGCAAACAATTTGTCTCATCTCATGTCTGACGTTGCCATGGATCTTGTGTGATCATGCAGGCAGTTCAAGCTCAAGGAGCAGCAGAAGGAGGCGGTGTCGGCTTCGGTGGCGGCGAAGGCCGGTGACGGAAGCGACGGCAGGTGGGGGCTTCTTGTGAAGAAGGTGAAGGCTGTCAGCGTCATGTCTTCCCTCGGCAAGAGAAGCTCGCCCTCTCAGTGCTGCCGAGCCTGACCAAATGGAATGTATATTACTGAGGATCCCCTCTCTAGGGTTGTGCTTCAAGTGCGGCGAGCGGTGGGGGCGTGAACACACGTCCTCTGCCACCGTCCATCTCCATGTCATGGAGGAGTTGATGCAGCTCTTCGGCATCGACGCGGCGATGTCCATCTCCCGTCAAGCTCTCACCGGCGGTGTCTCTCGCCGCGTGCA
The Aegilops tauschii subsp. strangulata cultivar AL8/78 chromosome 3, Aet v6.0, whole genome shotgun sequence genome window above contains:
- the LOC109759933 gene encoding BTB/POZ and TAZ domain-containing protein 2: MPEAPARAAAGGGASAPADVDVVTSSGGRKIAAHSSVLASASPVLETILERRLQRVKESGKGGRAVVRIRGVTDDVAAAFVRLLYAGSRRGEGEVEEDVEKYAEQLLVLAHAYRVPWLKLWCQEAIGSRLTPGTVVDALQLADLCDAPQLHLRCMRLLAKEFRAVERTEAWRFLRDNDPWQELDVLRQLHDADMRRRKWRRKRAEQKVYMELSDAMDILRHICTEGCTEVGPVGQAPTKSPCPAYATCRGLQLLIRHFSLCKSRASCPRCQRMWQLLRLHAALCRVPDGHCNTPLCTQFKLKEQQKEAVSASVAAKAGDGSDGRWGLLVKKVKAVSVMSSLGKRSSPSQCCRA